A genomic region of Candidatus Baltobacteraceae bacterium contains the following coding sequences:
- a CDS encoding aminodeoxychorismate/anthranilate synthase component II, translating to MKKILFIDNFDSFTYNVVHLLASQGAQQDVLLNDDPRLTAGLLDQYDALVVGPGPGKPSETPQMLAVLKAAIDRDMPVLGVCLGLQAIGEVMGGTVTHAPKQMHGKTSVVVHDGSGIFAGLPGRVQFTRYHSLCLAPDSLPETLHVTARSDDGVIQGIAHAEKPVHGVQFHPESVLSEHGEDIMRNFLGLIPDR from the coding sequence GTGAAAAAGATACTCTTCATCGATAACTTCGACAGCTTCACGTACAACGTCGTGCATTTGCTGGCGTCGCAGGGGGCGCAGCAAGACGTGCTGCTCAACGACGATCCGCGCTTAACGGCGGGGTTGCTCGACCAGTACGACGCGCTCGTCGTCGGACCGGGGCCGGGCAAACCCAGCGAAACGCCGCAGATGCTGGCGGTTCTCAAGGCCGCGATCGACCGCGACATGCCGGTGCTCGGCGTGTGCTTGGGACTGCAGGCGATCGGCGAGGTGATGGGCGGCACGGTTACTCACGCGCCAAAGCAGATGCACGGGAAAACATCAGTCGTGGTGCACGATGGCTCGGGAATTTTCGCCGGTCTTCCCGGACGCGTGCAGTTCACGCGCTACCACTCGCTTTGCCTTGCACCGGATTCGCTGCCCGAAACGCTCCACGTTACCGCCCGAAGCGACGACGGCGTGATTCAAGGCATCGCGCACGCCGAAAAACCGGTGCACGGCGTGCAGTTCCATCCCGAATCGGTGCTCAGCGAACACGGTGAAGACATTATGCGCAATTTTCTCGGGCTCATTCCGGACCGATAA
- a CDS encoding chorismate-binding protein has translation MIARVRAIPADVLTPIGAYLALDGKCMLESVEHGGRLSRYTFIGLDYLAAAEFDAGESLYDRLRAFVAEHRVDGEHAALGGALVAFSYDAARPMARLQRREPSPPSMPAAYVAIPATWLIFDHFTHALTIWACDPEPSKAEERIDGCVDRLFAVAAPPVRPVRAKGTASQSIARERYLELAERVKGHIFDGNVYQLQLGIRFGAELQGTAFDLYRALRRANPSPYMFYVDTPFGQLLGASPEFLVRLEGRKARIRPLAGTRPRGADDEDDARIAAELLSDEKERAEHVMLVDLGRNDLGTVCDYGSVRVDELLQIERYSHVMHIVSNVVGRLRDDCDGLDLFRAGFPAGTVTGTPKVRAMQLIDELEPITRGFYAGSVGRWSFGGDFDSCITLRSIHVRDGRAWWQASAGIVADSDPVAEYEEVLHKTRIARTVLGL, from the coding sequence GTGATTGCCCGCGTTCGCGCCATTCCCGCCGACGTGCTCACGCCGATCGGGGCATATCTCGCGCTCGATGGTAAGTGCATGCTCGAAAGCGTCGAGCATGGCGGACGATTGTCGCGCTACACGTTCATCGGCTTGGATTACCTCGCAGCCGCCGAGTTCGACGCCGGCGAATCGCTCTACGACCGCCTGCGTGCGTTCGTTGCCGAGCATCGCGTCGACGGCGAGCACGCGGCGCTTGGCGGTGCTCTCGTAGCATTTTCGTACGATGCGGCCCGTCCGATGGCGCGGCTGCAGCGGCGCGAGCCGTCGCCGCCGTCGATGCCGGCGGCCTACGTCGCGATTCCCGCGACGTGGCTGATCTTCGATCATTTCACCCATGCCCTCACGATCTGGGCGTGCGATCCGGAGCCGTCGAAAGCCGAAGAACGCATCGACGGGTGCGTCGACCGGCTATTCGCCGTCGCAGCGCCGCCGGTACGGCCGGTGCGCGCCAAAGGAACGGCGTCGCAATCGATCGCCCGCGAGCGCTATCTCGAGCTTGCCGAGCGCGTGAAGGGCCACATCTTCGACGGCAACGTCTATCAGCTGCAGCTCGGCATTCGCTTCGGTGCGGAGCTGCAGGGAACGGCGTTCGACCTATATCGCGCGCTGCGGCGCGCCAATCCGTCGCCGTATATGTTTTACGTCGACACGCCGTTCGGACAACTGCTGGGCGCGTCGCCGGAATTTTTGGTGCGCCTGGAGGGGCGCAAGGCGCGCATTCGGCCGCTGGCCGGCACGCGTCCGCGCGGCGCGGACGACGAAGACGACGCCCGCATCGCCGCCGAGCTGCTCTCGGACGAAAAGGAACGCGCCGAGCACGTCATGCTCGTCGATTTGGGCCGCAACGATCTCGGAACGGTTTGCGACTACGGCAGCGTGCGCGTCGACGAGCTGCTGCAGATCGAGCGCTATAGTCACGTGATGCACATCGTCTCCAACGTCGTCGGCCGCCTGCGCGACGATTGCGACGGCCTCGATCTGTTTCGCGCCGGCTTTCCGGCCGGTACCGTGACCGGCACGCCGAAAGTGCGCGCGATGCAGCTCATCGACGAACTCGAACCGATAACGCGCGGTTTCTACGCGGGCAGCGTCGGACGCTGGTCGTTCGGCGGCGACTTCGATTCCTGTATTACCCTGCGCAGCATTCACGTGCGCGACGGCCGCGCGTGGTGGCAAGCGTCGGCCGGCATCGTCGCAGACAGCGATCCCGTTGCCGAATACGAAGAGGTGTTGCACAAAACGCGAATCGCCCGCACGGTACTAGGCCTGTGA
- the fliJ gene encoding flagellar export protein FliJ, which produces MRKKFNFTLQPVLEYRKRIEDQKQQTMAMRQLAWDEARRELDRLNGEFRTNSRELRERHRDFDVEELRLRYAHLQFLDRTIDAQIKVLAERQVALDRARKDLIAASKNRKVVDKLKERRKLAFTAEELRVEQIELDDGNARMEGRLQRNAGGLP; this is translated from the coding sequence GTGCGCAAGAAGTTCAACTTCACCCTGCAGCCGGTGCTCGAATATCGCAAGCGCATCGAGGATCAGAAGCAGCAGACGATGGCGATGCGCCAACTCGCCTGGGACGAGGCGCGTCGCGAGCTCGACCGGCTCAACGGCGAGTTTCGCACCAATAGCCGCGAGCTGCGCGAACGCCACCGCGACTTCGACGTCGAAGAGCTGCGGCTGCGCTACGCACACCTGCAGTTCCTCGACCGCACGATCGACGCGCAGATCAAGGTGCTGGCCGAGCGCCAGGTCGCCCTGGACCGCGCGCGCAAAGATCTCATCGCCGCAAGCAAGAACCGAAAGGTTGTCGACAAGCTCAAGGAGCGCCGCAAGTTGGCCTTCACGGCCGAAGAGCTGCGCGTCGAGCAAATCGAGCTCGACGATGGAAACGCCCGAATGGAAGGGCGTTTGCAACGAAATGCTGGAGGGTTGCCGTGA
- the fliI gene encoding flagellar protein export ATPase FliI: protein MDTQTRPFSADRYIETLRGADLVRQYGKVRQVIGVVIESMGPNMAIGETCQILYKRTAEPVLAEVVGFRDNKVLIMPLGDLAGIGVGSDVVALGVPLEVAVGEELLGRVVDGIGLPIDGKGHINAEKRLRVTSAPPPALARARITEPLSLGIRAIDGMLTCGKGQRVGIFAGSGVGKSTILGMIARNTSADVNVIALVGERGKEVRDFIERDLGEEGLRRSVVIVSTSDQPALVRIKAAFVAMTIAEYFRDQGLDVMFMMDSVTRFAMAQREVGLSIGEPTTTRGYTPSVFALLPKLLERAGTAERGTITGLFSVLVDGDDMNEPIADAVRAILDGHVVLSRSLASANHYPAIDVLQSVSRVMPDVVDANHFSAASAIRDVLATYRDVEDLINIGAYVPGSNPRVDLALTKIEAIKHFLRQGIYETNAYEQTMKALLAVA from the coding sequence GAGACCCTGCGCGGCGCCGACCTCGTTCGGCAGTACGGCAAGGTGCGGCAAGTCATCGGCGTCGTGATCGAGTCGATGGGACCGAATATGGCCATCGGCGAGACCTGCCAGATTCTCTATAAACGCACGGCCGAGCCGGTGTTGGCCGAAGTCGTCGGTTTCCGCGACAACAAAGTGCTCATCATGCCGCTGGGCGACTTGGCCGGCATCGGCGTCGGCAGCGACGTCGTCGCGCTTGGCGTACCGCTTGAAGTCGCGGTAGGCGAAGAGTTGCTCGGCCGCGTAGTCGACGGCATCGGTCTTCCGATCGACGGTAAAGGCCACATCAACGCCGAGAAGCGCTTGCGCGTCACGTCGGCGCCGCCGCCGGCGCTCGCCCGCGCGCGCATCACCGAGCCGCTCTCGCTAGGCATTCGCGCGATCGACGGCATGCTGACGTGCGGAAAAGGTCAGCGCGTCGGGATCTTTGCCGGCTCGGGCGTCGGAAAGTCGACGATCCTCGGCATGATCGCGCGCAACACGTCGGCCGACGTCAACGTCATCGCGCTCGTCGGCGAGCGCGGCAAAGAGGTCCGCGATTTCATCGAGCGCGATCTCGGGGAAGAGGGATTGCGGCGCAGCGTCGTGATCGTCTCGACGAGCGATCAGCCGGCGCTCGTGCGCATCAAGGCGGCCTTTGTCGCGATGACGATCGCCGAATACTTTCGCGATCAGGGCCTCGACGTGATGTTCATGATGGACTCAGTCACGCGCTTTGCGATGGCGCAACGCGAGGTCGGGCTCTCCATCGGCGAGCCGACCACGACGCGCGGCTACACGCCGTCGGTCTTCGCGTTGCTGCCCAAACTGCTCGAGCGTGCGGGCACGGCCGAGCGTGGAACGATCACCGGACTCTTTTCGGTGCTCGTCGACGGCGACGACATGAACGAGCCGATCGCCGACGCGGTTCGCGCCATCCTCGACGGCCACGTCGTGTTGTCGCGTTCGCTCGCGTCGGCCAACCATTATCCAGCCATCGACGTGCTGCAGAGCGTCAGCCGCGTCATGCCCGACGTCGTGGACGCCAATCATTTCTCGGCGGCGTCGGCAATCCGGGACGTGCTGGCGACCTACCGCGATGTCGAGGACCTCATCAACATCGGCGCCTACGTCCCCGGGAGCAATCCGCGCGTCGACCTCGCGCTCACGAAGATCGAGGCCATCAAGCACTTCCTACGCCAAGGCATCTACGAGACCAACGCCTACGAGCAGACGATGAAGGCGCTGCTGGCGGTGGCATAG